In a genomic window of Infirmifilum sp. NZ:
- a CDS encoding ankyrin repeat domain-containing protein, which produces MHFAAAHGHVDVARLLIKSGADVNARDNEGKTPLDLAREGGHREVAGLLESAARQVQPAGQQAAVQQGLIASVEAPPAGCW; this is translated from the coding sequence CTGCACTTCGCCGCCGCTCATGGCCATGTGGATGTGGCTAGGCTCCTCATCAAGAGTGGCGCAGACGTGAACGCTAGGGACAATGAGGGCAAAACTCCCTTGGACCTCGCTAGGGAGGGGGGTCATAGGGAGGTTGCTGGGCTCCTCGAGTCGGCGGCGAGGCAGGTGCAGCCGGCTGGGCAGCAAGCCGCGGTGCAGCAGGGCCTCATTGCGTCGGTCGAGGCCCCTCCGGCTGGCTGCTGGTGA
- a CDS encoding protein kinase domain-containing protein: protein MEPLRLTEYSVAEAYKLPGRVVKLRALSDTIFATVQSGGRLMVFSANGASPKLLYEAEAGYKASGTCKGSFALVCTSREGDRVVFLNQDGVVAERRFSQKIGPVAFSGDHLFVLARAGLLKSSLLALNCLGEVVAEKQLNVVPQELASSGKLVSLSTVSGHITFQLAGSQLEEVYRDSEPIVNELRLFLFGADLLSVRRREVASLSRGWRRELPFSEPRVAQLGDAILVWEPKSPDLLSLSVRDGAVVWTSSLVDPVVNVLTGNGLVFAFLRRRFVVLDGLGRPRDFAYLPVPEVEEADFLGESLVFSLVDWVGVARKTAINPEVKLMRLQRIGGRPFLEAKIVVNTPSGRESLERVTVLASRERESVSARTEEKGFHTLLIPISPGENTLRVTVKQTVELMGQEFALESSQDLSVSVPESLGEIPELVGRILNRRFAIHEQLGQGGFAATYKARDILSDRLVAVKVFDPMYGDPATLVTEAYHAAKTAEKVNKGEKVVVEALEAGKFTVSSAVTGESEREVFALVQEYVDGGSLRGFIEGGYPLKRRLEVATRVAHKVAVLHEHGVVHGDLKPENVLLYSSMEPVLADLYTAVILDRFETARRLLKFAYTPVYAPPELMTQGVYSREGDVYSLAVTAVETITSSPPSPPNIPVPLLRQNLPEETVIALKEALNKEPKKRPKASELEEALAKALKHHSS from the coding sequence ATGGAGCCACTAAGGCTGACCGAGTACTCCGTAGCGGAGGCGTACAAGCTTCCCGGGAGGGTAGTCAAGCTCAGGGCGTTGAGCGACACCATCTTTGCGACTGTGCAGAGCGGCGGCAGGCTAATGGTTTTCTCGGCCAACGGGGCTTCCCCTAAGTTGCTCTACGAGGCTGAGGCAGGCTACAAGGCGTCTGGAACCTGTAAAGGAAGCTTTGCTCTCGTCTGCACGTCACGGGAAGGCGACAGGGTTGTGTTCCTGAACCAGGACGGCGTAGTTGCGGAGAGGAGGTTCAGCCAGAAAATAGGTCCCGTCGCGTTTAGCGGAGACCACCTCTTCGTTCTCGCGAGGGCTGGTCTCCTGAAGTCCAGCCTTCTCGCGTTGAACTGCCTCGGGGAGGTTGTGGCTGAAAAGCAGCTCAATGTAGTACCGCAGGAACTAGCTTCAAGCGGAAAACTCGTTTCTCTATCAACGGTTTCCGGGCACATAACTTTCCAGCTAGCGGGGTCCCAGCTGGAGGAGGTGTACCGTGACAGTGAGCCTATAGTAAACGAGCTCCGCCTTTTCCTGTTCGGCGCAGATCTCTTGTCGGTTAGGAGGAGAGAGGTCGCGTCGCTCAGTAGAGGGTGGAGGAGAGAGCTACCGTTCAGCGAGCCGCGAGTTGCCCAGCTGGGCGATGCGATTCTAGTTTGGGAGCCCAAGAGCCCTGATTTGCTGAGCTTAAGCGTGCGCGACGGCGCAGTGGTTTGGACCAGTTCTCTAGTGGACCCCGTAGTGAACGTGCTTACAGGTAATGGGCTCGTTTTTGCCTTCCTGCGGAGGCGGTTCGTCGTGCTTGACGGGCTTGGCCGCCCCCGGGACTTCGCTTACCTCCCAGTCCCCGAAGTCGAGGAGGCAGACTTTCTAGGAGAGAGCCTTGTTTTCTCGCTGGTAGACTGGGTGGGGGTAGCCAGGAAAACCGCCATTAATCCTGAGGTGAAGCTGATGCGCCTGCAGAGAATCGGGGGGAGGCCTTTCCTCGAAGCCAAGATCGTTGTGAATACGCCTTCAGGCAGGGAGAGCTTGGAAAGAGTCACTGTTCTCGCCTCGCGTGAGCGTGAAAGCGTAAGCGCGAGGACGGAGGAGAAGGGATTCCACACGCTTCTTATTCCGATCTCCCCGGGTGAAAACACCCTCCGCGTAACCGTGAAGCAGACGGTTGAATTGATGGGGCAAGAGTTCGCTCTCGAATCCTCTCAGGATCTCAGCGTGAGTGTTCCGGAGAGCTTGGGCGAGATTCCCGAACTCGTAGGAAGAATACTGAACCGTCGATTCGCTATTCACGAGCAACTAGGGCAGGGAGGCTTCGCGGCGACGTATAAAGCTCGCGACATACTATCTGACAGGCTTGTCGCCGTGAAGGTTTTTGATCCCATGTACGGCGACCCAGCCACCTTGGTCACAGAGGCGTACCACGCCGCGAAGACAGCTGAGAAGGTGAACAAAGGCGAGAAGGTCGTCGTGGAGGCGCTCGAGGCCGGGAAGTTCACAGTCTCGAGCGCTGTAACTGGGGAGAGCGAGCGTGAGGTCTTTGCGCTGGTTCAGGAGTACGTTGACGGCGGGAGCCTGAGAGGCTTCATCGAGGGCGGCTATCCCTTAAAGCGCCGCCTGGAGGTCGCTACAAGGGTCGCCCACAAGGTAGCTGTTCTGCACGAGCACGGGGTAGTGCACGGGGACCTGAAGCCAGAAAACGTACTCCTGTACTCGAGCATGGAGCCGGTCCTCGCCGACCTCTATACCGCTGTTATCCTCGATAGGTTTGAAACAGCGAGGAGGCTGCTGAAGTTCGCCTACACGCCCGTTTACGCTCCTCCAGAGCTTATGACACAGGGAGTTTACAGCCGAGAAGGCGACGTTTACTCCTTGGCGGTGACTGCCGTAGAGACCATTACCTCCTCACCTCCGAGCCCTCCCAATATCCCCGTGCCTCTGCTCCGCCAGAATCTCCCCGAGGAAACGGTTATTGCTCTCAAAGAGGCCTTAAACAAGGAGCCGAAAAAGAGGCCGAAAGCCTCGGAATTAGAGGAGGCGTTAGCTAAGGCGTTGAAGCATCATAGTAGCTAG